atattataaataaacaccGGTGAGTTACTTTTAATGGGATTTACGGTGATATTTTTGGCTTATTTGCTTCATTTCAACGATTAGTTATTGAGTTATTAAAAGGGTAAACAGTTCGGGAGCCattttacaaagttttaattcaatttaatgtGTAGGGTGTTTTTTGTTTAAGGGTTGGTATGAGCCATTAatgacatttatttaaaaattaaataatttttttatatgctattatatttaacatacttatcattcatgaatatttcatttaaaaatttaattaaataaaaacaatttttattcaaaattgatttttttaattcttttttatacaaagagaagaaaagatTACTCACGAGATGGCGCTGCAatcgtttatttaaattcaaaaaaataattaagtttaaacattttattatttacaccttaaatataaagttaaatcaaTGTTACActaataatttatgtaaaggTATGGCTGAAATATCACAAAATGCAACAATAACTCTTTAAGATAATCCTCCAgatctaaaagttgtttaaatacaattttttttaatccaatttgCAACGTGACTAGtacacttaaaattaatattaattaataaaccttATTATTTACCCTGAGAAGAACACATTAATtggtaacaaaaataataatgtaattggGGGAAATGCATGTTTttaagtacatttttttaataaaaacttttaaacgcAAAAAGTGTtgttaaaatagttaaaactACATTACTTTGAACAACAAATCCTTTTCCATTATAAGAACGAACCGGGGACTGTCTTAAAGTAACGGTTCTTCCGTTTAAAGGTTGCACCTTTCTGAAATTTAACGTTAAAGGTCCTTCTTCGGAccaaattgattcaaaatggGTGTATTGGTCGGCGGAAATTGGTAAAGGTTTTCGAAAAAGGGTCCAAGTAACTCCTTCGTTACATCCAGGGGTTGTTAAAGAACCCTGATACCTAAAATAATCTGATGTGTGCCTTGGAAGGAAACTTTTCGGTGAAATCATTCTTTCTAAGGCGACTTCTTGCGATGGATTCTTCTCAACTCTATCCATTACTTCAACTAAAGGAATGAAATCATCGTCGTCATCAAGAGATATTTCGAAAAATACACCTAAAACCGCAATTCCTTGGGATTCTGCTGCTTCTGTTAAGCTCGAGTACTTTGTTGAGTAATGCACTAAATGCATTTCAAGAgggaaactaaaatttaaaaaaaaaattaattaaaataaatataaaaaattaaatttaaatgttaccTTTCCCCGTTAACTGTATGTTCTGATTCCCAATGGAAATGGATGTGATCTAAGATGTATTTATCGTTTAACCCACCTCCAGTAATTATAGGGGCTCCATCTGTACCATTTAGTAAAGTAATTgcaactaaaattattaaaatacgtTAGTTtatatgattaattaatttagatgtTTTGTTACTAGAATGTCCGTTATTTTTTACTCTTCCTTGGTAAGCTTTGTCGTAATTTTCGAAGATAAATGCTGAATACACTCGATCTGTTGTTTTGGATGGAATTAAATCTATTGGGGATTGAGCAGATCCAGTTTGGCACACTCCAGGCCAAGAatctttaaagaaaaacaatttttattaaatgttactAATTGTAAGTGTCTTACTACGTAAGTGCTTTGTTATTATTCAACgacgtatttttaaaatttctgtGTATGTACTATATGTAATTGagcttttgaaaataaattgttattgaaTATAGGTATAGAAAGTGCAGAAATAATTATTCGAGCGGCCGAGAATTGCAAGAAATTATAGATAATTTATCAgatatagaagaaaatat
This region of Onthophagus taurus isolate NC chromosome 3, IU_Otau_3.0, whole genome shotgun sequence genomic DNA includes:
- the LOC111415231 gene encoding carbonic anhydrase-like encodes the protein MLYFLILFLTTCGVQLVLGSNWSYGDSDSWPGVCQTGSAQSPIDLIPSKTTDRVYSAFIFENYDKAYQGRVKNNGHSIAITLLNGTDGAPIITGGGLNDKYILDHIHFHWESEHTVNGESFPLEMHLVHYSTKYSSLTEAAESQGIAVLGVFFEISLDDDDDFIPLVEVMDRVEKNPSQEVALERMISPKSFLPRHTSDYFRYQGSLTTPGCNEGVTWTLFRKPLPISADQYTHFESIWSEEGPLTLNFRKVQPLNGRTVTLRQSPVRSYNGKGFVVQSNVVLTILTTLFAFKSFY